The Parvibaculaceae bacterium PLY_AMNH_Bact1 genome window below encodes:
- a CDS encoding alpha-glucosidase/alpha-galactosidase (Derived by automated computational analysis using gene prediction method: Protein Homology.) gives MTKVCLIGAGSTVFMKNIVGDVLLNDMFADCTIALHDIDPERLATSCMVAKKIASSLNVNPTIIATEDRVEALRDAEFVILMIQVGGFEPCTVTDFEIPKKYGLRQTIADTLGVGGIMRGLRTVPVLLDIAEDMRQHCPNALMLQYVNPMAINCWALAQLAPDIRQVGLCHSVQGTAYELAQDLGEDFKSIQYQCAGINHMSFYLTFEKRHEDGRIEDLYPRLKEITAAGAEPAANKVRYEMLKRTGYFVTESSEHFAEYVPWFIKRDRPDLIGQFNVPLDEYIRRCEKQIAGWRAQEKELADANKLDISYSGEYAARIMRAVKTGRPTVINGNVPNNGLIDNLPDAVSVEVPCLIDHRGVTPTRVGALPPHLAAMMQSNVNVQSLAVEALVTGKREHVYHAAMMDPHTAAELSLDQIWALTDDLIEAHGDWLPAFH, from the coding sequence ATGACCAAAGTTTGTTTGATCGGCGCTGGCAGCACCGTCTTTATGAAAAATATTGTTGGCGATGTTCTGCTGAACGACATGTTCGCGGACTGTACGATCGCACTTCACGATATTGATCCTGAGCGGCTGGCAACCTCCTGCATGGTTGCGAAGAAGATCGCATCCTCGCTTAATGTCAACCCGACCATCATCGCTACGGAAGACCGGGTTGAGGCACTGCGAGATGCCGAATTCGTGATCCTGATGATCCAGGTAGGCGGCTTTGAGCCCTGCACAGTCACCGATTTCGAAATTCCAAAGAAGTATGGCCTCCGTCAGACCATCGCCGACACGCTAGGTGTCGGGGGGATTATGAGGGGCCTGCGCACGGTACCTGTGCTCCTCGACATTGCAGAAGACATGCGTCAACACTGCCCCAACGCGCTCATGCTGCAATATGTGAACCCCATGGCGATCAATTGCTGGGCTCTTGCACAGCTTGCGCCCGACATCCGCCAAGTTGGTCTTTGTCATTCTGTGCAGGGAACCGCCTATGAGCTTGCGCAGGACCTGGGTGAAGACTTCAAGTCCATCCAGTATCAGTGTGCCGGTATCAACCATATGTCCTTCTATCTTACTTTTGAGAAGCGACATGAAGACGGACGGATTGAAGACCTCTATCCACGTCTTAAGGAAATAACCGCTGCAGGTGCAGAACCTGCAGCGAATAAGGTGCGCTATGAGATGTTGAAGCGGACCGGCTATTTCGTCACGGAGTCCAGTGAGCATTTTGCTGAATACGTCCCCTGGTTTATCAAGCGTGACCGCCCCGATTTGATCGGTCAGTTCAACGTGCCGCTGGATGAGTATATCCGTCGATGTGAAAAACAAATCGCGGGGTGGCGGGCTCAGGAAAAGGAGCTCGCAGACGCCAATAAGCTGGACATCAGCTATTCGGGTGAATATGCGGCGCGCATTATGCGTGCAGTGAAAACCGGACGCCCTACCGTGATCAATGGCAATGTGCCCAACAATGGCTTGATCGACAATTTGCCTGACGCCGTTTCAGTGGAGGTGCCATGCCTGATAGATCATCGCGGTGTCACGCCCACGCGGGTGGGTGCGCTTCCACCACATCTTGCGGCGATGATGCAGAGCAACGTGAATGTGCAGTCATTGGCAGTTGAGGCTTTGGTAACAGGCAAACGGGAACACGTGTATCACGCAGCCATGATGGACCCGCATACGGCGGCAGAATTGTCGTTGGATCAGATATGGGCTCTGACAGACGATCTGATTGAAGCCCATGGCGATTGGCTACCGGCCTTCCATTGA
- a CDS encoding beta-galactosidase (Derived by automated computational analysis using gene prediction method: Protein Homology.) has protein sequence MGRQPELGVCYYPEHWPEVMWEQDAADMVKAGITHVRVGEFAWSRFEPEPGTYDFDWLAQAIKTLGDAGLKLILGTPTATPPKWLVDKMPDMLPISRQGRTRGFGSRRHYCFSHMGYRRECARITRAMAERFGDHPAVVAWQTDNEYGCHNTTHSYTPAAKANFQTWLANRYGTIGALNEAWGNVFWSMEYLSFDEIELPNQAVTETNPAHRWDYRRFASDEVKAFNKVQTDILRELSPGRDLVHNFMTFVTEYDHFSVSEDLDVASWDSYPIGSLDVMPFVHENKEHFVRTGDPDIQAYHHDLYRACGRGRFWIMEQQPGPVNWAPYNPDHLPGMQRLWGWEAFAHGAELVSYFRWRQAPFAQEQFHAGLNRPDGEPDRALHEVTQLGSELKQLGDIEPASQADVAIVYSYDSHWALLTQPQGQNFSYIVQTLSIYRALREKGLNVDFISPDGALDGYKMVVLPSQIHVSDALTARLTAFDGDLIVLPRSGSRTVSHEIPANLAPGPLSELLGVKVTRAESFREFAAVDVDYRSKLYTFDRWREYVEGDAETVAHTSDGHPAITRKMNAYYIAGWPDDALLKDFLDVRAAAAGLPTLDLPFGVRTRTRGSYRVFVNYNPQTVSIADCVSGDLVLGSLDLAGADVAIERLA, from the coding sequence ATGGGGCGGCAACCAGAGCTGGGTGTTTGTTACTATCCAGAACATTGGCCTGAGGTCATGTGGGAGCAGGATGCGGCCGACATGGTGAAGGCAGGCATTACCCATGTGCGCGTTGGGGAGTTTGCCTGGTCCCGTTTCGAGCCTGAGCCTGGAACATATGATTTCGATTGGCTCGCTCAAGCAATCAAAACCTTAGGTGACGCGGGTTTGAAGCTCATTCTGGGGACGCCGACAGCAACGCCTCCCAAGTGGCTCGTTGATAAAATGCCAGATATGCTGCCGATCAGTCGGCAAGGCCGCACCCGCGGGTTTGGTTCCCGGCGGCACTATTGTTTTTCGCATATGGGCTACCGGCGGGAATGCGCCCGCATCACCCGCGCCATGGCAGAGCGGTTTGGCGATCATCCAGCCGTTGTCGCCTGGCAAACCGATAACGAGTATGGCTGTCACAACACCACCCATTCCTACACGCCGGCGGCGAAAGCGAATTTCCAGACTTGGCTGGCGAACCGCTACGGCACCATTGGCGCCCTCAACGAAGCTTGGGGCAATGTGTTCTGGAGCATGGAGTATCTCAGTTTTGATGAGATTGAGCTGCCGAACCAGGCCGTAACGGAGACCAACCCGGCACACCGGTGGGACTATCGGCGCTTCGCTTCAGATGAGGTAAAAGCCTTCAACAAGGTTCAGACAGATATTCTGCGTGAGCTCTCTCCCGGTCGTGATCTGGTGCACAACTTTATGACCTTCGTGACCGAGTATGACCATTTCTCGGTCAGTGAAGATCTCGATGTTGCGAGCTGGGACAGCTATCCGATTGGTTCGCTGGATGTCATGCCTTTTGTCCATGAGAATAAGGAGCATTTTGTCAGAACGGGCGACCCGGATATTCAGGCTTATCATCATGATCTTTACCGCGCTTGTGGCCGGGGGCGCTTCTGGATCATGGAGCAGCAACCAGGACCGGTGAACTGGGCACCCTATAACCCGGATCATCTGCCAGGGATGCAAAGGCTCTGGGGATGGGAAGCCTTCGCTCATGGCGCGGAGCTTGTGTCCTACTTTCGTTGGCGCCAGGCCCCCTTTGCGCAGGAACAGTTCCATGCCGGGCTCAACCGACCCGATGGGGAGCCGGACCGGGCATTGCACGAGGTTACTCAATTAGGATCAGAGTTGAAGCAGCTCGGAGATATCGAGCCGGCATCCCAGGCAGATGTGGCGATCGTCTACTCCTATGACAGTCATTGGGCTTTGTTGACACAACCGCAGGGACAGAATTTCAGCTACATCGTTCAGACGCTGTCGATCTACCGCGCGCTGCGAGAGAAAGGGTTGAACGTTGATTTCATCTCTCCCGATGGGGCGCTGGACGGATACAAGATGGTGGTGCTTCCGAGCCAGATCCATGTAAGCGACGCACTTACCGCGCGACTGACGGCTTTCGACGGCGACTTGATTGTTTTGCCCCGGTCTGGAAGCCGGACGGTCTCGCATGAAATCCCGGCTAACCTGGCGCCAGGACCCTTGAGTGAATTGCTGGGGGTCAAAGTAACGCGTGCGGAGAGTTTCAGGGAGTTTGCTGCCGTCGACGTCGACTACAGATCCAAGCTCTACACCTTTGATCGGTGGCGCGAATATGTGGAAGGTGATGCGGAGACGGTCGCGCATACATCTGATGGGCACCCTGCGATTACGCGAAAGATGAACGCCTACTACATTGCAGGCTGGCCGGACGACGCTTTGCTCAAAGATTTCCTGGATGTCCGTGCTGCTGCTGCGGGGCTTCCGACCCTTGATTTGCCGTTTGGTGTGCGGACGCGGACAAGAGGGAGTTATCGGGTTTTCGTCAATTACAATCCGCAAACGGTGTCGATCGCTGATTGTGTCTCTGGCGACCTTGTTCTGGGATCGCTGGACTTAGCCGGAGCGGATGTTGCTATTGAGAGGCTGGCTTAG
- a CDS encoding DUF819 family protein (Derived by automated computational analysis using gene prediction method: Protein Homology.), which produces MTSLISPDNIYALLTVFLGLAAFGFWSERTKIGQTLSGVILVILAGLALANFRIIPFSAPFYDLVWGYAVSLAIPLLLFRADFKKILPATGPMLISFVIAAVGTVLGVFVGASLIDMGGSGANIAGTIGASWIGGSMNFAATSQALGMSDGSLLSAMAAADSVGGTLFLMVLVLLPASLAIRRLFPSKIMEETASVEGGAVDHGSKDLNMVHIALFLSGAALCCFLGYGTAALIGGWGAEQGIGWLADFSRYGVLFVTIYALLVANLLSSKIEPMSGDFPLGMLFMYVFFGVMGAGADVMAMIDRALPIFGFVGIMASVHLLVVLTATKLFKIDLAEALIASNAVALGPAPAAAQAAAQGWKPLVTPGVMLGVLGYAIANFFGVAMAGWLS; this is translated from the coding sequence ATGACTTCATTGATTTCGCCAGACAATATCTACGCCCTACTCACGGTCTTCCTGGGGCTTGCTGCCTTCGGCTTCTGGTCGGAACGCACTAAGATCGGACAAACACTGTCGGGGGTGATCTTGGTCATCCTGGCAGGTTTGGCACTGGCCAATTTCAGGATCATCCCCTTCTCGGCACCGTTCTATGATCTGGTCTGGGGATATGCTGTGTCACTGGCGATCCCGCTTCTTCTCTTCCGGGCAGACTTCAAGAAAATTCTGCCTGCGACAGGGCCGATGCTCATCAGCTTCGTGATTGCGGCCGTTGGCACGGTTCTGGGTGTTTTTGTCGGCGCTTCGCTCATTGATATGGGCGGTAGCGGCGCCAACATTGCCGGAACCATCGGCGCCAGCTGGATTGGTGGATCGATGAACTTCGCGGCGACGTCACAAGCGCTCGGCATGAGTGATGGCAGCCTACTCAGCGCCATGGCTGCCGCTGACAGTGTGGGCGGGACACTCTTTCTGATGGTACTGGTGCTTCTTCCCGCCTCGCTCGCCATCCGTCGTTTGTTTCCGTCTAAAATCATGGAAGAGACGGCGAGTGTTGAGGGTGGCGCTGTCGACCATGGGTCAAAAGACCTCAACATGGTGCACATTGCTCTCTTCCTATCGGGCGCCGCGCTCTGCTGTTTCCTTGGGTATGGCACCGCCGCACTCATTGGTGGCTGGGGCGCAGAACAGGGCATCGGTTGGCTCGCGGATTTCAGCCGGTATGGAGTGCTCTTTGTCACCATCTATGCACTGCTGGTGGCAAATCTGCTTTCCTCCAAAATCGAGCCTATGAGCGGAGACTTCCCGCTCGGCATGTTGTTCATGTATGTGTTTTTTGGCGTGATGGGCGCAGGTGCAGACGTTATGGCCATGATTGACCGAGCCCTCCCGATTTTCGGCTTTGTGGGCATCATGGCAAGTGTTCATCTTCTTGTCGTACTGACTGCCACGAAACTTTTCAAGATTGATCTGGCTGAAGCGTTGATCGCGTCGAATGCGGTGGCCCTTGGGCCAGCACCAGCGGCAGCCCAAGCTGCGGCGCAAGGATGGAAGCCGCTTGTTACACCAGGTGTGATGTTGGGCGTTCTCGGCTATGCCATCGCCAACTTTTTCGGTGTCGCCATGGCAGGCTGGCTCTCCTAA
- a CDS encoding AMP-binding protein (Derived by automated computational analysis using gene prediction method: Protein Homology.), whose protein sequence is MTNLSIGQAIAFWAKKDANAPAITHEGRTVSRAEFDARTNKLARAYEALGVVEGDLVTIGLPNGIEFYEAAFAVWKLGATPQPVSAKLPHFERQAIIEVANSKLVIGAEPGAHGNVTCLAAGFAPEASLSDAPLPIKTSKHWKAPTSGGSTGRPKIIVAAEPGVFDPEEAPLGMDVDKAQLVPGPLYHNAPFSFSCRALICGNHIIIMTRFDAEETLRLLEEHRVDWVMMVPTMMQRIWRLPEEVRTKYDLSALRMVLHLAAPCPAWLKEEWINWLGGERIHELYAGTEAQSVTWITGTEWMEHKGSVGRPMAGGQMKILDENRNELPAGEVGEVFMRPDKGQGTTYHYLGAEPKAIEGGWESLGDMGSMDKDGFLYLADRQTDMILSGGANLYPAEIEAAIDAFPGVRSSAVIGLPDDDMGNLAHGIIDAPDGIDVDALTAHLSETLSRYKIPRTFEFVAAPVRDDAGKVRRSQLRAERIAEKQ, encoded by the coding sequence TTGACGAACTTGTCCATCGGCCAAGCCATCGCCTTCTGGGCGAAAAAAGATGCAAACGCACCTGCCATTACTCATGAAGGGCGCACCGTCAGCCGGGCTGAATTTGACGCACGCACGAACAAGCTGGCTCGCGCCTATGAAGCGCTGGGCGTTGTCGAGGGTGACTTGGTAACAATTGGACTCCCCAACGGCATTGAGTTCTATGAGGCAGCCTTTGCGGTATGGAAGTTGGGCGCGACCCCCCAACCTGTCTCCGCAAAACTACCCCATTTTGAGCGTCAAGCCATTATTGAAGTGGCTAACTCAAAACTCGTCATCGGTGCTGAGCCTGGTGCCCATGGCAACGTTACTTGTCTTGCAGCGGGATTTGCCCCGGAGGCTTCTCTCTCAGACGCGCCGCTTCCGATAAAAACCTCAAAGCACTGGAAAGCCCCGACGTCTGGTGGCAGCACGGGGCGTCCGAAGATCATCGTCGCGGCAGAACCGGGCGTTTTCGACCCGGAAGAAGCACCGCTTGGCATGGATGTGGACAAAGCACAGCTGGTGCCCGGCCCACTCTATCACAATGCGCCCTTCAGTTTCTCCTGCCGGGCGCTCATCTGCGGCAATCACATCATCATCATGACACGGTTTGATGCGGAGGAGACATTACGTCTTCTGGAGGAACATCGCGTCGACTGGGTGATGATGGTGCCGACCATGATGCAACGTATCTGGCGCCTGCCTGAAGAGGTGCGGACAAAATACGATCTCTCCGCACTGCGCATGGTGCTGCACTTGGCAGCCCCATGTCCTGCCTGGCTCAAGGAAGAGTGGATCAACTGGCTGGGCGGAGAGCGTATTCACGAACTCTATGCGGGAACGGAGGCACAGAGCGTCACTTGGATCACCGGCACCGAGTGGATGGAGCACAAAGGCTCTGTCGGACGTCCTATGGCTGGTGGCCAAATGAAAATTCTGGACGAGAACCGCAATGAGCTGCCCGCTGGTGAAGTGGGTGAAGTTTTTATGCGCCCGGACAAGGGACAGGGCACGACCTATCACTATCTGGGGGCTGAACCCAAAGCCATTGAAGGCGGATGGGAAAGCCTCGGCGACATGGGCTCCATGGATAAGGATGGATTTCTCTATCTCGCTGACCGGCAGACAGACATGATCCTGTCAGGCGGTGCCAATCTCTACCCAGCGGAAATTGAGGCGGCCATTGATGCTTTTCCCGGCGTACGCTCCAGCGCTGTGATCGGCCTGCCCGATGACGATATGGGGAACCTCGCCCACGGCATTATTGATGCGCCGGATGGGATTGATGTTGACGCGCTCACGGCCCACCTCTCCGAGACGCTGTCGCGCTACAAGATCCCACGAACATTTGAATTTGTTGCTGCGCCTGTGCGTGATGATGCTGGTAAGGTTCGGCGGTCGCAACTTCGCGCTGAACGCATCGCCGAGAAACAATAA
- a CDS encoding HAMP domain-containing sensor histidine kinase (Derived by automated computational analysis using gene prediction method: Protein Homology.), with the protein MPENQENLTVRTVLQIAEGTSHEIGDKFHTALTETLNRVMNVSLVLITRGEGYPSHSAQTLFCWREGAPAENFSYELEGTPCALVYGGDRIVIPCELGLRYPKEEGFEGYCGVPLLNRHQSVVGHFAVLSKDPFEDVELCQIIMRIFGNRVEAELQRASADRDRDALIQSLLHVRDRLERQREASRAANNFKSDLVAITVHDLRNPLTAIMSRAELIATYLGDEIDLPAETRVEKATKSADEIINTSERMEKMISDVLYSSRTDATDLSYAPAQFDLSKMLATVAALNDDVATRKSIYIHRDFSQGLNIFGDEDRLIEAVDNLLGNAIKFSSEGTAVTLMATKTDDAITISVQDEGVGISADEIELIFERFQNTSSKPTGGETSFGLGLWIVKSIASRHGGFVSAHSDGPGQGACFVITLPNAPDLAEQKE; encoded by the coding sequence GTGCCCGAAAATCAGGAAAACCTTACGGTTCGTACCGTGCTGCAAATTGCGGAGGGGACCTCGCATGAAATTGGCGACAAATTTCACACCGCCCTGACAGAGACCCTTAATCGGGTCATGAATGTGTCGCTCGTTCTCATCACACGCGGTGAAGGGTACCCATCGCACTCTGCGCAAACTCTTTTCTGCTGGCGAGAAGGCGCACCGGCTGAGAATTTTTCTTACGAACTAGAAGGTACGCCGTGCGCGCTTGTTTATGGCGGTGACCGAATTGTAATTCCATGCGAACTTGGGCTGCGCTATCCAAAAGAAGAAGGATTTGAGGGTTATTGCGGTGTGCCCTTGCTCAATCGCCATCAATCAGTCGTCGGTCATTTTGCGGTACTGTCCAAAGACCCATTTGAAGACGTTGAGCTTTGCCAAATAATCATGCGGATTTTCGGCAACAGGGTTGAAGCCGAACTACAGCGGGCCTCTGCTGACAGAGATCGAGATGCGTTGATTCAATCCCTATTGCATGTTCGGGATCGGCTCGAGCGACAGCGGGAAGCCTCACGTGCAGCGAATAACTTCAAGTCCGATCTGGTGGCCATAACTGTGCATGACCTGCGAAACCCTCTAACAGCAATCATGAGCCGCGCAGAGCTGATTGCAACATACCTTGGCGATGAAATAGATCTACCTGCGGAAACACGCGTAGAAAAGGCAACCAAGAGCGCGGATGAGATTATAAATACAAGCGAGCGTATGGAGAAAATGATCTCAGATGTACTGTACAGCTCACGAACTGATGCGACTGACCTTTCATACGCGCCGGCACAATTCGATCTTTCCAAAATGCTGGCCACGGTAGCAGCGCTCAACGATGACGTCGCGACCAGGAAGTCAATTTACATTCACCGGGATTTTTCCCAGGGGCTCAATATTTTTGGGGATGAAGACCGGCTGATCGAGGCCGTCGATAATCTGCTCGGCAACGCCATCAAGTTTTCATCTGAGGGAACTGCGGTGACATTGATGGCCACAAAGACCGATGACGCCATCACCATATCGGTTCAGGACGAGGGTGTGGGCATTTCGGCCGACGAGATTGAGTTAATTTTCGAGCGATTTCAGAATACCTCCTCAAAACCAACCGGTGGCGAAACATCTTTCGGATTAGGCTTATGGATTGTGAAATCCATTGCCAGCCGTCACGGGGGGTTTGTGTCAGCTCACAGTGATGGTCCAGGGCAAGGCGCCTGTTTTGTCATTACCTTGCCTAACGCACCAGATCTGGCAGAACAAAAAGAATAG
- a CDS encoding lipid A deacylase LpxR family protein (Derived by automated computational analysis using gene prediction method: Protein Homology.): MSAYKICRSATLIAFGSVVFLAGAHAADQDKPETVRQWAFGTVQVENDLFANTANTDRHYTNGLQASVLSHPLELTGWQKEVATARVPFGLDDARPKSHRVGLALGHSIFTPDDTDTSGLIASDRPYAAWLHLTFTLQTLWATNGHGTFQDQWKFDVGVVGPAAGGEFVQNNWHKLIGAEESDGWDNQLRNEPGLNVTFERAWNSPDLSPSELGGLQIDGIPYVVAALGNVQTYAGGGGIIRIGPDLPDDFGPARIYPGVGGSEQFRPSDGEINWYLFAGAEGRVVGRDMFLDGNLFRSSHSVDKKYFVTDLRLGAVAIWGRTRLSFTHVYRTKEYSQQPKPDQFGSLTLGFAF, encoded by the coding sequence ATGTCAGCGTACAAAATCTGTCGCTCAGCGACCCTGATCGCCTTTGGCTCAGTGGTGTTTCTTGCAGGTGCGCATGCCGCAGATCAGGACAAGCCGGAAACGGTGCGACAATGGGCCTTTGGAACCGTTCAGGTAGAAAACGACCTATTCGCCAACACCGCCAATACAGACAGGCACTATACCAATGGCTTACAGGCGTCGGTCCTGTCCCATCCGTTAGAACTCACCGGCTGGCAAAAAGAGGTCGCGACAGCCCGCGTCCCGTTCGGTCTTGATGACGCAAGACCCAAATCACACCGGGTGGGTCTGGCGCTGGGCCATTCGATTTTCACCCCGGACGACACGGACACGTCCGGGCTTATTGCCAGTGACCGTCCCTATGCAGCCTGGCTGCACCTTACTTTCACACTGCAAACTCTGTGGGCGACAAACGGACACGGCACCTTTCAGGATCAATGGAAGTTCGATGTTGGGGTCGTTGGTCCGGCTGCTGGTGGAGAATTTGTTCAAAACAACTGGCACAAGCTGATCGGCGCTGAGGAATCCGATGGGTGGGACAATCAGTTACGGAATGAACCCGGGCTTAATGTGACCTTTGAACGGGCTTGGAATAGCCCTGACCTTTCGCCGTCTGAGCTCGGCGGTCTGCAGATTGACGGCATCCCTTACGTTGTTGCTGCTCTCGGCAATGTTCAGACTTATGCCGGTGGTGGCGGCATCATTCGCATCGGACCAGACCTGCCTGACGATTTTGGCCCAGCCCGTATCTATCCGGGCGTTGGTGGGTCTGAACAGTTCAGGCCATCAGACGGTGAAATTAACTGGTACCTTTTTGCAGGGGCTGAAGGTCGCGTTGTTGGCCGTGACATGTTTTTGGATGGAAACCTTTTCCGCAGCAGTCACAGCGTTGATAAAAAGTATTTTGTCACCGATCTGCGGCTTGGAGCTGTTGCGATCTGGGGCCGCACCCGTTTGAGCTTTACCCATGTTTATCGAACGAAGGAATATTCCCAGCAACCTAAGCCTGATCAGTTTGGTTCGCTGACCCTCGGCTTCGCCTTTTAA